The genomic interval CGCGATATCAACAAACGTTATCGCTTAAAATCAAATAGGAAAGGTGTCTATCCCTTCCCCGTTGATATGCTTACATTATTTTGCTTTTTTCTGTTCGTCAAAAGTTTTTAAAATACCTTCACGTGATAAAAGGTTGTGAACTGTATCTGTTGGTTTCGCACCGTCTTTTAACCATTTAAGTGCTAATTCTGCATCGATTTTAACTTCCGGTGCATTTACCGCTGCTGGGTTGTAAGTACCGATTTGTTCGATGATACGACCGTCAC from Staphylococcus sp. MI 10-1553 carries:
- the rpsP gene encoding 30S ribosomal protein S16; its protein translation is MAVKIRLTRLGSKRNPFYRIVVADARSPRDGRIIEQIGTYNPAAVNAPEVKIDAELALKWLKDGAKPTDTVHNLLSREGILKTFDEQKKAK